A stretch of Lactuca sativa cultivar Salinas chromosome 6, Lsat_Salinas_v11, whole genome shotgun sequence DNA encodes these proteins:
- the LOC111889826 gene encoding NAC domain-containing protein 67: MRSPSKSVTKRVRDAEAELNLPPGFRFHPTDEELIVHYLCRKSQTTAEIVGVAPPPSIIAEVDLYKHDPWELPEMALFGTKEWYFFTPRDRKYPNGSRPNRVTGNGYWKATGADKPIRTKSDPNTVVGIKKALVFYAGKGVKGIKTNWIMHEYRLDMPNSTSSKHTNSTISKLDDWVLCRLYNKKNNPNERIIPEDNNVHHTRDLHPASPLEESQSNNSDSVNSFENLDGEFEGDDVMFLSDLPPESLTKVNGTSEQITVENLMQRDDDDDGNEWLDNLSLEDLYHCLEELPPNHDI, encoded by the exons ATGAGAtcgccgtcgaaatccgtaacaaAAAGGGTAAGAGATGCTGAAGCTGAGTTGAATTTGCCTCCCGGTTTCCGATTTCACCCGACAGACGAGGAGCTCATCGTTCACTATCTCTGCCGCAAGTCCCAAACGACGGCGGAGATTGTTGGTGTTGCTCCACCTCCGTCAATCATCGCTGAGGTTGATCTCTACAAGCACGATCCATGGGAGCTTCCTG AAATGGCTCTGTTTGGAACAAAGGAATGGTACTTCTTCACACCAAGAGACAGGAAATACCCTAACGGGTCAAGACCAAACCGGGTAACTGGAAACGGGTACTGGAAGGCTACCGGAGCTGATAAACCCATAAGGACAAAATCCGACCCGAATACAGTCGTGGGGATCAAGAAAGCTTTGGTATTTTATGCAGGAAAAGGCGTTAAAGGGATCAAGACGAATTGGATAATGCATGAGTATAGACTTGATATGCCAAACTCTACCTCTTCTAAACACACCAATTCCACCATTTCTAAG TTGGATGATTGGGTTTTGTGTCGTCTTTACAACAAGAAGAACAATCCAAACGAGAGGATCATACCAGAAGATAATAACGTTCATCATACACGTGATCTTCATCCTGCATCACCATTAGAAGAATCACAAAGTAACAACAGTGATAGTGTGAATTCATTTGAAAATTTGGATGGCGAGTTTGAAGGTGACGACGTCATGTTCTTGAGCGACTTACCACCAGAATCTTTGACTAAAGTCAACGGGACAAGTGAGCAAATCACTGTAGAAAATTTGATGCaaagagatgatgatgatgatgggaaTGAGTGGCTTGACAATTTGAGTTTGGAAGATTTGTATCATTGTTTGGAAGAACTGCCTCCTAATCATGACATCTAG